In the genome of Drosophila pseudoobscura strain MV-25-SWS-2005 chromosome 3, UCI_Dpse_MV25, whole genome shotgun sequence, one region contains:
- the LOC4804848 gene encoding mitochondrial intermediate peptidase codes for MLQMSRSSTRATLMRGRHRKLVSTWSPLATAFNAPPSKRINFTREDVGLFRMPELRTFEGFYLLRDNVENKSQDLIAEAISSQRQRKMVDIFDELSDSLCKVADLAEFIRIAHPKNKYMEAAEQACISICGVVESLNTHKPLYQALRKVVEQGDLKPTTEVDQHVARLFLFDFEQCGIHLPEAERLRVVRLNDYILQLGQKFMNGAAQPSVLPRSYVPESIRNYFPTSGENVIITGLCTNAENVQMREAAYRLYLQPSETQEELLRDLLLCRHELAKSCGFETYAHRALNASTMERPELVHEFIDQLSDQLRPRAEADFALMTQMKRKESGQPNVLAEIWDTPYFTTQLKRQSLEEQANEFLPYFSLGGCMEGLDNLLQALYGVRLENSEMEPGESWHSDIYKLAVVHESEGLLGYIYCDFFERSGKPNQDCHFTIQGGKRLPDGTYQLPIVVVMLGLAQPRWAGPTLLSPARVDNLFHEMGHAMHSMLARTEYQHVTGTRCATDFAEVPSVLMEYFASDPRVLRTFARHFQTHKPISEDMLQRLCASKHLFAASETQLQVFYSALDQEYHGDMAQKGGNTTETLKTVQNRYYGLPHVENTAWQLRFSHLVGYGAKYYAYLISKTIASWIWQTYFESNPFNRQSGERYRAEILAHGGAVPSRQLVANFLQREMTPSVLANSLIHEIDTDETKIKELIVSRS; via the exons ATGTTACAAATGAGTCGCAGCTCCACCCGCGCCACTCTAATGCGGGGGCGGCACCGGAAGCTAGTCTCCACCTGGTCGCCGCTTGCAACGGCATTCAATGCGCCGCCGTCGAAGCGCATCAACTTTACCCGCGAGGATGTG GGCCTTTTCCGGATGCCCGAGCTTCGCACTTTCGAAGGTTTCTATTTGCTAAGGGACAATGTGGAGAACAAATCGCAGGATCTCATCGCGGAGGCGATTTCCAGTCAAAGACAACGCAAAATGGTCGACATATTCGACGAGCTCTCCGACTCCCTGTGCAAGGTAGCCGACCTGGCCGAGTTCATACGGATCGCCCACCCGAAGAACAAGTACATGGAGGCAGCGGAGCAGGCCTGCATCAGCATTTGCGGTGTGGTGGAGAG CTTGAACACCCACAAACCACTCTATCAAGCCCTGAGGAAGGTTGTGGAGCAGGGAGACCTAAAGCCAACCACCGAGGTGGATCAGCATGTGGCCAGGCTCTTCCTCTTCGACTTCGAACAGTGCGGAATACACCTGCCGGAAGCGGAACGCCTTCGAGTGGTGCGTCTCAACGACTACATCCTACAGCTGGGGCAGAAGTTCATGAACGGAGCAGCCCAGCCCTCCGTGCTGCCGCGCAGCTATGTCCCAGAGTCCATCAGGAATTA TTTCCCCACCTCCGGGGAGAATGTCATCATCACTGGCTTGTGCACCAATGCAGAGAACGTCCAGATGCGAGAGGCCGCCTACCGATTGTACTTGCAACCGTCTGAGACccaggaggagctgctgcgggatctgctgctgtgtcGACATGAACTAGCCAAGAGCTGTGGCTTCGAGACATACGCTCATCGTGCTCTCAATGCCAGTACTATGGAGCGACCAGAACTTGTCCATGAATTCATTGATCAACTGTCGGATCAACTGCGTCCACGCGCCGAGGCGGACTTTGCACTCATGACGCAGATGAAGCGAAAGGAGAGCGGTCAGCCCAATGTTCTTGCCGAGATCTGGGACACGCCGTACTTTACCACACAATTGAAGCGACAGTCGCTTGAGGAGCAGGCAAATGAGTTCCTCCCGTACTTCTCACTCGGCGGCTGCATGGAGGGTCTGGACAATCTGCTCCAAGCGCTGTACGGTGTCCGACTGGAGAATAGCGAGATGGAGCCGGGCGAGTCCTGGCACAGCGACATCTACAAGCTGGCCGTGGTGCATGAGAGCGAGGGTCTGCTTGGCTACATATACTGCGACTTCTTCGAGCGGAGCGGCAAGCCCAACCAGGACTGCCATTTCACAATCCAAGGAGGAAAGCGGCTGCCCGATGGAACCTATCAGCTGCCCATCGTTGTGGTTATGCTGGGACTGGCCCAGCCCCGATGGGCTGGACCGACTCTGCTGTCGCCGGCACGGGTGGATAATCTTTTCCACGAAATGGGCCATGCCATGCACTCTATGCTGGCGCGGACCGAGTACCAACACGTGACGGGCACGCGATGCGCCACGGACTTTGCGGAAGTGCCGAGTGTTCTCATGGAGTACTTCGCCAGCGACCCTCGAGTGCTGCGCACATTCGCCCGCCACTTCCAGACGCACAAACCCATCTCCGAGGACATGTTGCAACGGCTGTGCGCCTCAAAGCATTTATTTGCTGCCAGCGAGACACAGCTGCAGGTCTTCTATTCGGCCCTGGATCAGGAGTATCACGGAGACATGGCCCAAAAGGGCGGCAACACCACGGAGACTCTTAAGACTGTGCAGAACCGCTACTACGGTCTGCCCCATGTCGAGAACACGGCCTGGCAGCTGCGTTTCTCCCACCTTGTCGGCTACGGTGCAAAATACTACGCCTATCTGATATCGAAGACGATTGCCTCCTGGATATGGCAGACCTACTTCGAGAGTAATCCCTTCAACAGACAGTCTGGAGAGAGGTACCGAGCGGAGATTCTAGCCCATGGAGGCGCCGTGCCCAGCAGGCAGCTGGTGGCCAACTTCCTGCAGCGCGAGATGACTCCCAGCGTGCTGGCCAATAGTCTGATACACGAGATCGACACGGACGAGACCAAGATCAAGGAACTGATAGTGAGCAGAAGCTAA
- the l(2)09851 gene encoding glutamate-rich WD repeat-containing protein 1, whose amino-acid sequence MEFENEELSMEVVEPEDAESDIEPDSDSGSEDGSAPKQPKEVYLPGKTLGEDEELVCDESAYVMLHQASTGAPCLSFDVVPDELGKSREAFPMTAYIVAGTQAARTHVNNLIVMKMSNLHRTQDDEAEDDDEVLENDQDDVPDKEELKKPQMTCALIKHQGCVNRVRARRLGNTVYAASWSELGRVNIWNLTQPLQAVEDAQLLKQYEQNETRPVFTFSGHQQEGFAVDWSPTAEGVLATGDCRRDIHIWSPLEDGTWKVDQRPLAGHTQSVEDLQWSPNERSVLASCSVDKTIRIWDCRAAPQKACMLTCQDAHESDINVISWNHTEPFIASGGDDGFLHIWDLRQFQSQKPIATFKHHTDHITTVEWNPSEATVLASGGDDDQIAIWDLAVEKDADQVQAQAQNEEEVNKLPPQLLFIHQGQKEIKELHWHAQLPGVLLSTAHSGFNIFRTISV is encoded by the coding sequence ATGGAGTTCGAAAACGAAGAGTTGAGCATGGAGGTGGTGGAGCCGGAAGATGCCGAGAGCGACATAGAGCCGGACAGCGACAGTGGGTCGGAAGACGGCTCCGCACCGAAACAGCCTAAAGAAGTCTATCTGCCGGGCAAAACACTGGGCGAGGATGAGGAGCTGGTGTGCGACGAGAGTGCCTATGTAATGCTGCACCAGGCCTCCACTGGGGCGCCCTGTCTGAGCTTTGATGTCGTTCCGGATGAGCTGGGCAAGAGCCGCGAGGCATTCCCTATGACCGCCTACATTGTGGCGGGCACACAAGCGGCCCGCACCCATGTCAACAATCTGATTGTGATGAAGATGAGCAACCTGCACAGGACCCAGGACGATGAGGCAGAGGACGATGATGAGGTACTGGAAAACGACCAGGACGATGTGCCCGACAAGGAGGAGCTGAAGAAGCCACAGATGACCTGCGCCCTGATTAAGCATCAGGGATGCGTTAACCGTGTCCGTGCCCGCCGTCTGGGCAACACAGTGTACGCCGCCTCGTGGAGCGAGCTCGGCCGCGTGAACATCTGGAATCTAACACAGCCGCTGCAAGCTGTTGAGGATGCGCAGCTCCTTAAGCAATACGAACAGAACGAGACCCGTCCGGTGTTCACTTTTAGTGGCCACCAGCAGGAGGGCTTTGCGGTGGACTGGAGTCCCACTGCCGAGGGTGTGCTGGCCACGGGCGACTGTCGTCGCGATATTCACATCTGGAGTCCTCTAGAGGACGGCACCTGGAAGGTAGACCAACGTCCGCTGGCGGGGCACACACAATCTGTCGAGGACTTGCAATGGAGCCCCAATGAGCGCAGCGTCCTCGCATCCTGCTCGGTGGACAAGACCATTCGCATCTGGGATTGCCGGGCGGCGCCACAGAAGGCCTGCATGCTGACCTGCCAGGATGCCCACGAGAGCGACATTAACGTGATCTCGTGGAATCACACAGAGCCCTTTATCGCCAGCGGCGGCGACGATGGCTTCTTGCACATCTGGGACTTGCGCCAGTTCCAGAGCCAGAAGCCCATCGCCACCTTCAAGCATCATACGGATCACATTACCACTGTGGAGTGGAACCCCAGCGAAGCCACAGTCCTGGCCTCGGGCGGTGACGACGATCAAATCGCTATTTGGGACCTGGCAGTCGAGAAGGATGCGGATCAGGtgcaggcccaggcccagaacGAGGAGGAGGTTAACAAGCTGCCGCCGCAACTGCTCTTCATCCACCAGGGCCAGAAGGAGATCAAGGAGCTGCACTGGCATGCGCAGCTGCCGGGCGTCCTGCTCTCCACTGCCCACAGCGGCTTTAATATCTTCCGCACTATCAGTGTTTAG
- the Pms2 gene encoding mismatch repair endonuclease PMS2 isoform X2, whose protein sequence is MAEKEEDVELPAPTTAASGQIKAISKDTVHKICSGQVVLSLAVAVKELVENSIDAGATLVEIKMKDQGLQGVEVSDNGSGVVEANLEAMTAKYHTSKIREFVDLLGVETFGFRGEALSSLCALSDMAIQTRHQSTDVGLKVELDHDGKIKKRSPCARAVGTTVTLTNLFSTLPVRRRDFTRNIKKEFAKMCQILQAYCLVTKGVRIICSNQTPKGAKTVVLQTHGAQDVLANISAIFGARQVADIVPLKSPFEKGQLSEVGLRAELESSADAADTTCTQFSAEDVERLNLADFRLEGYISSCRHGAGRSSRDRQFFFVNARPCDPKNIAKVINETYHRYNVQQQPFIYLNIITARSDVDVNLTPDKRQLLLNNERILLLALKKSLLETFGQTPSTFQMQNTTIVSMLEPRPKPQPEDAGKASEEKDEEEDVPISSSQRFMDVLTQWRRTGDTQGTAPSAPIKRRCAESEELATRSMKMQKIQDFLSQDSPKHQSSKGDSVSEEDVVDQPPKPTKEQANLDESFLNLKELETESKAYDLLTQPAKAARIDCKVLTPIKSRLSIAEPKPEPAGSSQETVSTMDQSDDDDHIELPTRIEFDGGDDGGDDQPPANYKSGELRTTIEEIADSLRKQEQQQKERRTRAKLQRLRFKSEINPNQNNKAEDELQREIAKDDFARMDIIGQFNLGFIIVKLQDDLFIVDQHASDEKYNFETLQRSTQLEYQRLTVPQSLDLTAVNEMVLIDHLPVFEKNGFKFEINHEAPATKKVRLLGKPYSRQWEFGKEDIDELIFMLQDAPEGTICRPSRVRSMFASRACRKSVMIGTALNRTTTMRRLITQMGEIEQPWNCPHGRPTMRHLINITMLMDEEEDADAAEDPAHQKPQ, encoded by the exons ATGGCAGAGAAAGAAGAGGATGTCGAGCTGCCAGCACCCACCACAGCTGCATCCGGCCAGATTAAAGCCATTTCCAAGGATACTGTGCATAAAATATGCTCCGGCCAG GTGGTGCTCagtctggctgtggctgtcaaGGAGCTAGTGGAGAACTCCATCGATGCAGGGGCTACACTGGTGGAGATTAAGATGAAGGATCAGGGACTGCAAGGCGTCGAGGTCAGTGATAATGGCAGCGGCGTGGTGGAGGCCAATCTGGAGGCAATGA CTGCAAAGTATCACACATCGAAAATAAGGGAATTCGTTGACCTGCTGGGAGTGGAAACGTTTGGATTTCGTGGGGAAGCACTCAGTTCCCTCTGTGCCCTGTCCGACATGGCCATTCAGACGCGCCACCAGTCCACCGATGTTG GTCTCAAAGTGGAACTCGACCACGATGGCAAGATCAAGAAGCGCTCGCCTTGTGCCCGCGCTGTAGGCACCACCGTCACCCTTACCAATCTGTTTAGTACCCTGCCCGTGCGTCGGCGCGACTTTACGCGCAACATCAAGAAGGAGTTCGCCAAGATGTGTCAGATCCTGCAGGCCTACTGCCTGGTGACCAAAGGCGTTCGCATCATCTGCAGCAATCAGACGCCCAAGGGCGCCAAGACGGTGGTTCTGCAAACACATGGCGCCCAGGATGTGCTGGCCAACATATCCGCGATATTTGGGGCACGCCAAGTGGCCGACATTGTGCCGCTAAAGTCCCCTTTCGAAAAGGGCCAACTGAGCGAGGTCGGACTACGGGCTGAGCTAGAGTCCTCCGCGGATGCAGCTGACACGACTTGCACACAGTTCAGCGCCGAGGATGTGGAGCGGCTGAACCTGGCCGACTTCCGACTGGAGGGCTATATATCCAGCTGTCGCCATGGGGCAGGCCGCTCCAGCAGAGATCGCCAGTTCTTCTTTGTCAACGCCAGACCCTGCGATCCCAAGAAT ATAGCCAAAGTCATCAACGAGACCTACCATCGCTACAAcgtccagcagcagcctttCATCTACCTCAACATTATCACGGCCCGCTCCGACGTGGACGTTAACCTAACCCCCGACAAGCGCCAACTGCTGCTCAACAACGAGAGgattctgctgctggccctgaAGAAGTCTCTGCTGGAGACCTTTGGGCAGACACCATCCACATTCCAAATGCAGAACACAACCATTGTGAGCATGCTGGAACCAAGGCCGAAGCCCCAGCCCGAGGATGCTGGCAAGGCCAGCGAGGAGAAGGATGAAGAGGAAGACGTTCCCATCAGCTCCTCTCAGCGTTTCATGGATGTGCTCACCCAGTGGCGCCGCACGGGAGACACTCAGGGCACTGCTCCGTCCGCTCCGATCAAGCGGCGGTGTGCCGAAAGCGAGGAGTTGGCCACCCGCTCcatgaaaatgcaaaagatCCAGGATTTCCTCAGCCAAGATTCGCCCAAACACCAGAGTTCAAAAGGCGATTCAGTATCGGAGGAGGATGTTGTCGATCAGCCGCCAAAGCCGACCAAAGAGCAGGCCAATCTGGATGAGAGTTTCTTGAACCTCAAGGAGCTGGAGACGGAGTCAAAGG CCTACGACCTGTTGACGCAGCCAGCCAAGGCAGCCCGCATTGACTGCAAAGTCTTGACACCAATAAAAAGTCGCCTAAGCATTGCAGAGCCCAAGCCAGAACCCGCCGGTAGCTCCCAGGAAACTGTCAGCACCATGGATCAGAGCGATGATGACGATCACATCGAGCTGCCCACGCGCATTGAGTTCGATGGCGGCGACGACGGTGGCGACGATCAGCCGCCAGCTAACTACAAAAGCGGCGAGCTGCGGACCACAATCGAGGAGATTGCAGACAGCCTAAGGaaacaagagcagcagcagaaggagcgcAGAACGAGGGCTAAGCTGCAACGCCTGCGCTTCAAAAGCGAAATCAACCCAAATCAGAACAACAAGGCTGAAGACGAACTGCAGAGGGAGATAGCCAAGGATGACTTTGCCCGCATGGACATTATTGGGCAGTTCAACCTGGGCTTCATCATTGTCAAGCTGCAGGACGATCTATTCATTGTTGACCAGCACGCCTCGGATGAGAAGTACAACTTCGAGACACTTCAACGAAGCACCCAGTTGGAGTATCAGCGTCTGACTGTGCCCCAGTCCTTGGACCTGACGGCGGTCAACGAGATGGTGCTCATCGACCATCTGCCAGTATTCGAGAAGAATGGCTTTAAATTTGAGATCAATCATGAGG CTCCCGCCACAAAGAAGGTGCGACTTCTGGGCAAACCCTACAGCCGACAGTGGGAATTCGGCAAGGAGGACATCGATGAGCTCATCTTCATGCTGCAGGATGCCCCCGAGGGCACCATCTGCCGACCCTCGCGGGTGCGCTCGATGTTTGCGTCTCGCGCTTGCCGCAAATCCGTGATGATTGGCACGGCTCTGAACAGGACGACCACCATGAGGCGGCTAATCACCCAAATGGGGGAAATTGAACAGCCCTGG AACTGCCCGCACGGTCGCCCCACCATGCGTCATCTAATCAATATCACGATGCTAATGGATGAGGAGGAAGATGCTGATGCGGCGGAAGACCCGGCCCACCAGAAGCCCCAATAA
- the LOC6898674 gene encoding uncharacterized protein, producing the protein MVKSVNPLSFVRGIYNNEFQWMLVKSYALFFLGVRVAKELVGLELMPAVGPA; encoded by the exons ATGGTGAAGTCTGTTAATCCCCTGTCTTTTGTGCGCGGCATTTACAACAACGAGTTCCAATG GATGCTGGTCAAGAGCTACGCCCTCTTCTTTTTGGGTGTCCGTGTGGCCAAGGAGTTGGTGGGCCTGGAACTGATGCCCGCCGTGGGACCAGCGTAG
- the LOC4804849 gene encoding solute carrier family 2, facilitated glucose transporter member 3-like isoform X2 yields the protein MEKPKASEPVEGQSLSQAEAPLMAHEKKQTQDQPKWSFSLNLACVGSSIGAALPVGYCTGVMNSPAVLMRSWCNETLIARYDLHLGASGLEWLWSAVVSIFLVGGAIGSMTGASTANRFGRRGCFYICGILLVLGAVCFAVCRLLVSVELLLLGRLLVGLAGGLVTAFMPMYHSELAALSQRSTLSPCCAMGLTAGVVVAQICSLQSLFGGADRWHIALSFFGLLVLLCYAPFRWYPESPKWLYIVKGRKEEARQQLQLLRGYSSDSAALQAELNEMELEASAKVEASGFMEVLRNPRLRLPLIIVCAFLGGQQLSGINAIFFYSVSIFRKAGLSTQAAEWANLGAGSLNLATSMVGPVLLERVNRRPLMLFSTFFCAVCLFLFAMMLYFIESFSWFAMGCIGCIFLYIFFYQFGVGPMPFFIGAELFEVSPRPAAMALGSVVYWVCNFIIGMAFPTLQNAWGALVFLPFSIACLLLFGLTKRYLPETRGRDPSEVAPLVADGFKSKVLRTRTASQSS from the exons AtggaaaagccaaaagccagcGAACCCGTGGAGGGGCAATCATTAAGTCAGGCAGAGGCACCGCTAATGGCACACGAAAAGAAACAGACCCAG GATCAGCCCAAATGGAGTTTTTCCCTCAATTTGGCTTGCGTTGGATCCTCGATTGGAGCCGCCTTGCCCGTGGGCTACTGCACTGGGGTCATGAACAGCCCCGCCGTG CTTATGCGCTCCTGGTGCAACGAAACTCTGATTGCGCGATATGATCTTCACCTGGGAGCCTCGGGCCTGGAGTGGCTCTGGTCGGCCGTCGTCTCCATCTTTCTGGTGGGTGGAGCCATCGGTTCTATGACGGGCGCATCTACCGCCAACCGCTTTGGACGCCGCGGCTGCTTCTACATATGCGGTATTCTACTCGTCCTTGGTGCCGTCTGCTTCGCTGTATGCCGCTTGTTGGTTTCCGTGGAGTTGCTGCTCCTGGGCCGATTGCTCGTGGGGCTGGCGGGGGGCCTCGTCACCGCCTTCATGCCCATGTACCACAGCGAACTGGCCGCCCTCTCCCAGCGAAGTACTCTGTCTCCGTGTTGCGCAATGGGCCTGACCGCAGGCGTGGTGGTAGCCCAGATCTGCAGCCTACAGTCGCTTTTCGGGGGGGCAGATCGGTGGCACATTGCTTTGTCCTTTTTTGGGCTGCTGGTACTGCTCTGCTATGCCCCATTCCGGTGGTACCCCGAGAGCCCCAAGTGGCTGTACATAGTCAAGGGCCGCAAGGAGGAGGCCAGACAACAGCTCCAGCTGTTGCGGGGCTATTCCTCGGACAGCGCGGCTCTGCAGGCGGAGCTAAACGAAATGGAGCTGGAGGCATCGGCCAAGGTGGAGGCTAGTGGATTCATGGAAGTGCTGCGCAATCCCCGTCTGCGCCTGCCACTCATCATTGTTTGCGCCTTTCTTggtggccagcagctgtcggGTATCAATGCG ATATTCTTCTACTCTGTCTCCATATTCCGCAAGGCAGGGCTGTCCACGCAGGCGGCGGAGTGGGCCAATCTGGGTGCTGGATCCCTCAATCTGGCCACATCGATGGTGGGTCCGGTCCTGTTGGAGCGCGTGAATCGTCGCCCGCTGATGCTCTTCTCCACCTTCTTCTGCGCCGTATGCCTTTTTCTCTTCGCCATGATGCTCTACTTCATT GAGAGCTTTAGCTGGTTTGCCATGGGCTGCATTGGCTGCATCTTCCTGTACATATTCTTCTATCAGTTCGGTGTCGGGCCCATGCCGTTCTTCATAGGAGCCG AACTGTTTGAGGTGTCCCCGCGTCCGGCTGCCATGGCTTTGGGTAGCGTTGTCTACTGGGTATGCAATTTCATCATTGGCATGGCCTTTCCCACGCTGCAGAATGCCTGGGGCGCCCTGGTCTTCCTCCCATTCTCCATCGCCTGCTTGCTGCTCTTTGGGCTGACCAAACGCTACTTGCCGGAGACTCGCGGCCGCGATCCATCCGAGGTTGCTCCGCTCGTCGCCGACGGCTTTAAATCAAAAGTCTTGCGCACTCGCACTGCGAGCCAATCTTCTTAG
- the LOC4804849 gene encoding solute carrier family 2, facilitated glucose transporter member 3-like isoform X1, with amino-acid sequence MEKPKASEPVEGQSLSQAEAPLMAHEKKQTQQDQPKWSFSLNLACVGSSIGAALPVGYCTGVMNSPAVLMRSWCNETLIARYDLHLGASGLEWLWSAVVSIFLVGGAIGSMTGASTANRFGRRGCFYICGILLVLGAVCFAVCRLLVSVELLLLGRLLVGLAGGLVTAFMPMYHSELAALSQRSTLSPCCAMGLTAGVVVAQICSLQSLFGGADRWHIALSFFGLLVLLCYAPFRWYPESPKWLYIVKGRKEEARQQLQLLRGYSSDSAALQAELNEMELEASAKVEASGFMEVLRNPRLRLPLIIVCAFLGGQQLSGINAIFFYSVSIFRKAGLSTQAAEWANLGAGSLNLATSMVGPVLLERVNRRPLMLFSTFFCAVCLFLFAMMLYFIESFSWFAMGCIGCIFLYIFFYQFGVGPMPFFIGAELFEVSPRPAAMALGSVVYWVCNFIIGMAFPTLQNAWGALVFLPFSIACLLLFGLTKRYLPETRGRDPSEVAPLVADGFKSKVLRTRTASQSS; translated from the exons AtggaaaagccaaaagccagcGAACCCGTGGAGGGGCAATCATTAAGTCAGGCAGAGGCACCGCTAATGGCACACGAAAAGAAACAGACCCAG CAGGATCAGCCCAAATGGAGTTTTTCCCTCAATTTGGCTTGCGTTGGATCCTCGATTGGAGCCGCCTTGCCCGTGGGCTACTGCACTGGGGTCATGAACAGCCCCGCCGTG CTTATGCGCTCCTGGTGCAACGAAACTCTGATTGCGCGATATGATCTTCACCTGGGAGCCTCGGGCCTGGAGTGGCTCTGGTCGGCCGTCGTCTCCATCTTTCTGGTGGGTGGAGCCATCGGTTCTATGACGGGCGCATCTACCGCCAACCGCTTTGGACGCCGCGGCTGCTTCTACATATGCGGTATTCTACTCGTCCTTGGTGCCGTCTGCTTCGCTGTATGCCGCTTGTTGGTTTCCGTGGAGTTGCTGCTCCTGGGCCGATTGCTCGTGGGGCTGGCGGGGGGCCTCGTCACCGCCTTCATGCCCATGTACCACAGCGAACTGGCCGCCCTCTCCCAGCGAAGTACTCTGTCTCCGTGTTGCGCAATGGGCCTGACCGCAGGCGTGGTGGTAGCCCAGATCTGCAGCCTACAGTCGCTTTTCGGGGGGGCAGATCGGTGGCACATTGCTTTGTCCTTTTTTGGGCTGCTGGTACTGCTCTGCTATGCCCCATTCCGGTGGTACCCCGAGAGCCCCAAGTGGCTGTACATAGTCAAGGGCCGCAAGGAGGAGGCCAGACAACAGCTCCAGCTGTTGCGGGGCTATTCCTCGGACAGCGCGGCTCTGCAGGCGGAGCTAAACGAAATGGAGCTGGAGGCATCGGCCAAGGTGGAGGCTAGTGGATTCATGGAAGTGCTGCGCAATCCCCGTCTGCGCCTGCCACTCATCATTGTTTGCGCCTTTCTTggtggccagcagctgtcggGTATCAATGCG ATATTCTTCTACTCTGTCTCCATATTCCGCAAGGCAGGGCTGTCCACGCAGGCGGCGGAGTGGGCCAATCTGGGTGCTGGATCCCTCAATCTGGCCACATCGATGGTGGGTCCGGTCCTGTTGGAGCGCGTGAATCGTCGCCCGCTGATGCTCTTCTCCACCTTCTTCTGCGCCGTATGCCTTTTTCTCTTCGCCATGATGCTCTACTTCATT GAGAGCTTTAGCTGGTTTGCCATGGGCTGCATTGGCTGCATCTTCCTGTACATATTCTTCTATCAGTTCGGTGTCGGGCCCATGCCGTTCTTCATAGGAGCCG AACTGTTTGAGGTGTCCCCGCGTCCGGCTGCCATGGCTTTGGGTAGCGTTGTCTACTGGGTATGCAATTTCATCATTGGCATGGCCTTTCCCACGCTGCAGAATGCCTGGGGCGCCCTGGTCTTCCTCCCATTCTCCATCGCCTGCTTGCTGCTCTTTGGGCTGACCAAACGCTACTTGCCGGAGACTCGCGGCCGCGATCCATCCGAGGTTGCTCCGCTCGTCGCCGACGGCTTTAAATCAAAAGTCTTGCGCACTCGCACTGCGAGCCAATCTTCTTAG